From Streptomyces sp. SAI-135:
AGGTGCCCGGGATCTCGCCCGTCCTGTGGGGATCGGTGCCGGAGATGGGGCACGCCGTGCGGATCGAGGGCGAGCCGGCCCGGTTCGCCCAGGAGGGGCAGAGCGTCTACCGCTGGGCGACCACGAAGCTTCCGGCGCTTGCCCGGCAGGCCTGCGAACGCGCCGGGCTCACCCCGGCGGACCTCGCCGCGGTCGTGCTGCACCAGGCGAACCTGCGGATCATCGAGCCGCTCGCGGAGAAGATCGGCGCGGTCAACGCGGTGGTCGCCCGCGATGTGACGGAGTCCGGGAACACCTCGGCGGCGAGCATCCCGCTGGCCTTCTCCAAGCTGGTCGAGCAGGGTGCGATCGCCACCGCGGACCCGGTGCTGCTCTTCGGGTTCGGCGGCAACCTGTCCTACGCCGGTCAGGTGGTCCGCTGCCCCTGACGGAACGGATGTGATGAGACCGACGCCCGCTTTACCTGTCCCGTTGACGCCGTAGACTGTAGACAAAACGCAATGGACATGTCCGCCTGTCGAGGAGGGGGACCGCGATGTTGTCGACAGGACTGCCGCAGGGATCCGTGCCGAAACTCGAACGTCCCGGTCCGTTGCGGGATCGCGTCTACGAAGCCTTGCTTGAGTTGATCACGACGCGTGCTCTTCAGCCTGGTCAGCATCTGGTGGAGAGTGAGCTGGCGGGTCATCTGGGGGTGTCGAGGCAGCCGGTGCGGGAGGCTTTGCAGCGGTTGAACACCGAGGGGTGGGTGGATCTGCGTCCGGCGCAGGGTGCGTTCGTGCATGAGCCGACCGACGAGGAGGCCGATCAGCTGCTGACTGTGCGGACGTTGCTGGAGGCGGAGGCGGCAAGGTTGGCGGCTGTGAACGCGGGCAGTGCCGGTGTTGCCGCGCTGGAGGATCTGTGTGCGCAGGGGGAGAGGGCGGTGGCCGCGGACGACGTGGATGCCGCGGTGGCCCTGAACGCGCGACTGCATGCGAAGGTCATGGAGCTGGCGGGCAATGCGGTGCTGGCGGAGCTGGCGGGGCAGGTGGATCGTCGGGTGCGCTGGTACTACACGCCGATCGCCCGGCAGCGGGGTCACCAGTCCTGGATCGAGCACCGTGAACTGATCGCCGCGATCGCCGACCGCGACCAGGGGCGCGCCACGAAGTTGATGCGGGAGCACACGGAACACACCCGGACGTCGTATCACGCGCGTCAGCGGTCGTAGAGGGGCGTCGGAAGCGCAGGTGAGGGGTCTGGGGCGGGTGCCGGGCTCCAGGCTTGCTGGTGGCTGTCGGTCGGGGTGCCGCGCGCTGAGGCGGGGGCGTCGAGCATGCGGGACGTCGAGCAGAAGGCAGTTCAGGCCGCTCGGGGCCCGGGCCGACCATCGCCGAGCCGGGACACAGCGCTCGTCCCCGATCCCCCTCCCTCACCCCAGGCGACCCGGCATAGCGGGA
This genomic window contains:
- a CDS encoding GntR family transcriptional regulator, yielding MLSTGLPQGSVPKLERPGPLRDRVYEALLELITTRALQPGQHLVESELAGHLGVSRQPVREALQRLNTEGWVDLRPAQGAFVHEPTDEEADQLLTVRTLLEAEAARLAAVNAGSAGVAALEDLCAQGERAVAADDVDAAVALNARLHAKVMELAGNAVLAELAGQVDRRVRWYYTPIARQRGHQSWIEHRELIAAIADRDQGRATKLMREHTEHTRTSYHARQRS